One Dermacentor silvarum isolate Dsil-2018 chromosome 10, BIME_Dsil_1.4, whole genome shotgun sequence genomic window carries:
- the LOC119466241 gene encoding uncharacterized protein LOC119466241 isoform X1 has protein sequence MHRVRAWPALSAAPLAPGSCSVLVAVPLPCDLAAFGLCFPVFSFSALTQPDFPLLLHALPLCFLFPSSVLSLHLSAQAMARQRSNSSEAMVKFLKDRVESNQGISLQKLTGHLSQLPSDLRTKYGCSVKSLKIFLQQFPKVFVIRNQSNVYVRTKSRRLTTTVPSPTGSMESFPTSNSDRGTDDDDATCLTNVVGTVYRIFNVYGFIAVKYPIKTSVYFDVQAFENGEHSNLPSSGLQVNDTVILDAKAGPRECEAKFRASRVARIKGARPSSTCSSPIPHSVSGSCGGGGGSVRSSSTSQQIVNQDGVIETVKANYGFIKFGRNQRERAFFHSNNVDRSLGRSIKNLPDVFTVDDKVRFNAKPSKKPSDKVKWEATTVYLTRRSGREGTVDTDDESGNEVFMSDDESDIQDILHDKDTGSCDADIDESPIGYPDWDSNSARADFSDTSIQGKLNLISSTLSGWEARRKLSGERGFFYPESETTGTIKFGIKKANVASATVDVTFRDKEPLDNLLWEVGDGQEVCFDAVDAGDNEWVATLVWMGQRPAVPHVGDSEDIFNKIVNKGIDTHGEEADCVQESQDDFGEESALRGASPLSPPHTIQPSVSIYENAKAIILKSMECIAKCEVNESGAFRKIDFTSDCFYKDGSIFLGDLNEVLHQGSTVCLDYMVGINRKGQEIVRCDLVWQGRRPRGVRQLSPEEFSQRLRRDLETVGNTSSFEDFGPEVDREEEQSHTPSRVPSDEAVLEDDEPCGLSGSSSSTSMTGVPPDPSPNVTSPIHFAHIPGSPSGGCGDAPGASFFMSDVNDDVLHRLAKMVAAEITAERERTRIVLRDIGVQTSDEDRWLSTSSRAYVKAPTLVNSSTQTLSTGNIKSEELFIN, from the exons ATGCACCGAGTGCGCGCATGGCCTGCGCTTTCGGCCGCGCCTCTGGCTCCGGGCAGCTGCTCTGTCTTGGTTGCGGTGCCCCTTCCCTGCGATCTCGCCGCTTTTGGGCTATGCTTTcccgtcttttctttttctgcgctAACTCAGCCTGATTTTCCTCTCCTGCTGCACGCTTTACCGCTGtgctttctctttccttcttccGTTCTGTCGCTTCACCTCAGCGCGCAAGCCATGGCTAGGCAACGGAGCAACTCTAGCGAGGCTATGGTGAAGTTTCTGAAGGACCGAGTAGAGTCGAACCAAGGCATCTCGCTCCAGAAGTTGACCGGTCACCTGTCGCAGCTGCCGTCCGACCTGCGGACCAAGTACGGCTGCTCGGTCAAGTCCCTCAAGATCTTCCTGCAACAGTTCCCCAAGGTGTTCGTCATTCGCAACCAGAGCAACGTGTATGTGCGGACCAAGAGCCGGCGGCTGACGACAACCGTCCCCTCGCCCACCGGCAGCATGGAGAGCTTCCCGACCTCCAACTCGGATCGCGGcactgacgacgacgacgccaccTGTCTGACCAACGTCGTGGGCACTGTGTACCGCATATTCAACGTGTACGGCTTCATCGCGGTCAAGTACCCGATCAAGACGAGCGTCTACTTCGACGTGCAGGCCTTCGAGAATGGCGAGCACAGCAACCTGCCATCGTCGGGGCTCCAGGTGAATGACACCGTCATCCTGGATGCCAAGGCGGGACCCAGGGAGTGCGAGGCCAAGTTTCGGGCCAGCCGCGTGGCACGCATCAAGGGCGCCCGCCCGTCCTCCACCTGCTCGTCGCCGATTCCGCACAGTGTCAGTGGCAGttgcggtggcggcggcggcagcgtgcGGTCGTCGTCGACGTCGCAGCAAATTGTGAACCAGGACGGCGTCATAGAGACGGTGAAGGCGAACTACGGATTCATCAAGTTCGGCCGCAACCAGAGGGAGCGCGCCTTCTTTCACTCCAACAATGTGGACAGATCTCTGGGCAGATCCATCAAGAACTTGCCAGACGTCTTCACCGTCGATGACAAAGTGCGCTTCAACGCCAAGCCCAGCAAGAAGCCATCTGATAAGGTCAAGTGGGAAGCCACTACAGTGTATCTGACCCGCAGATCTGGGCGGGAGGGGACCGTTGACACTGATGATGAAAGTGGCAACGAGGTTTTCATGTCTGATGACGAGTCGGACATCCAAGACATTCTCCACGACAAAGATACCGGCAGCTGTGACGCAGACATAGATGAATCTCCAATAGGCTATCCAGACTGGGATTCGAACTCGGCCAGGGCAGATTTCAGCGATACTTCTATTCAAGGAAAGTTGAATCTCATTAGCTCGACCTTGTCGGGGTGGGAAGCCAGACGGAAACTGTCTGGAGAACGCGGCTTCTTCTACCCAGAATCTGAGACTACAGGAACCATAAAGTTTGGCATCAAGAAGGCAAATGTGGCTAGTGCAACAGTTGACGTGACTTTCCGGGACAAAGAGCCACTTGACAACCTGCTCTGGGAAGTTGGCGATGGACAAGAAGTTTGCTTTGATGCCGTAGATGCCGGAGATAACGAGTGGGTTGCAACGTTAGTGTGGATGGGGCAGAGGCCCGCAGTGCCACACGTGGGCGACAGTGAGGACATTTTCAACAAGATTGTGAACAAAGGCATAGACACTCACGGAGAAGAGGCCGACTGTGTACAGGAATCACAGGACGATTTTGGCGAAGAGTCGGCACTCAGGGGGGCTTCCCCACTATCGCCACCCCATACAATCCAGCCGTCGGTCTCCATTTACGAGAATGCCAAGGCCATCATATTAAAAAGCATGGAGTGCATCGCAAAGTGTGAGGTTAACGAGTCTGGAGCCTTTAGGAAGATAGACTTTACAAGTGATTGTTTTTACAAAGATGGAAGCATCTTCTTGGGTGACCTCAACGAGGTGCTTCATCAAGGAAGCACAGTGTGCCTCGACTATATGGTTGGCATCAACAGAAAAGGGCAAGAAATCGTGCGCTGTGATCTTGTCTGGCAAGGAAGAAGACCAAGAGGTGTCCGACAGCTGAGTCCCGAGGAGTTTAGCCAGAGGCTCCGAAGGGATTTAGAGACCGTGGGCAACACCAGCTCTTTCGAAGACTTCGGGCCTGAAGT CGACCGGGAGGAAGAGCAGTCTCACACTCCATCTCGGGTGCCTTCTGACGAGGCAGTCTTGGAGGACGACGAGCCGTGCGGACTGAGTGGATCTAGCAGCTCCACATCCATGACAGGCGTCCCGCCAGATCCGTCGCCCAATGTCACAAGCCCCATTCACTTCGCGCACATTCCAGGGAGTCCAAGCGGAGGTTGCG
- the LOC119466241 gene encoding uncharacterized protein LOC119466241 isoform X3 yields the protein MHRVRAWPALSAAPLAPGSCSVLVAVPLPCDLAAFGLCFPVFSFSALTQPDFPLLLHALPLCFLFPSSVLSLHLSAQAMARQRSNSSEAMVKFLKDRVESNQGISLQKLTGHLSQLPSDLRTKYGCSVKSLKIFLQQFPKVFVIRNQSNVYVRTKSRRLTTTVPSPTGSMESFPTSNSDRGTDDDDATCLTNVVGTVYRIFNVYGFIAVKYPIKTSVYFDVQAFENGEHSNLPSSGLQVNDTVILDAKAGPRECEAKFRASRVARIKGARPSSTCSSPIPHSVSGSCGGGGGSVRSSSTSQQIVNQDGVIETVKANYGFIKFGRNQRERAFFHSNNVDRSLGRSIKNLPDVFTVDDKVRFNAKPSKKPSDKVKWEATTVYLTRRSGREGTVDTDDESGNEVFMSDDESDIQDILHDKDTGSCDADIDESPIGYPDWDSNSARADFSDTSIQGKLNLISSTLSGWEARRKLSGERGFFYPESETTGTIKFGIKKANVASATVDVTFRDKEPLDNLLWEVGDGQEVCFDAVDAGDNEWVATLVWMGQRPAVPHVGDSEDIFNKIVNKGIDTHGEEADCVQESQDDFGEESALRGASPLSPPHTIQPSVSIYENAKAIILKSMECIAKCEVNESGAFRKIDFTSDCFYKDGSIFLGDLNEVLHQGSTVCLDYMVGINRKGQEIVRCDLVWQGRRPRGVRQLSPEEFSQRLRRDLETVGNTSSFEDFGPEVWNMP from the exons ATGCACCGAGTGCGCGCATGGCCTGCGCTTTCGGCCGCGCCTCTGGCTCCGGGCAGCTGCTCTGTCTTGGTTGCGGTGCCCCTTCCCTGCGATCTCGCCGCTTTTGGGCTATGCTTTcccgtcttttctttttctgcgctAACTCAGCCTGATTTTCCTCTCCTGCTGCACGCTTTACCGCTGtgctttctctttccttcttccGTTCTGTCGCTTCACCTCAGCGCGCAAGCCATGGCTAGGCAACGGAGCAACTCTAGCGAGGCTATGGTGAAGTTTCTGAAGGACCGAGTAGAGTCGAACCAAGGCATCTCGCTCCAGAAGTTGACCGGTCACCTGTCGCAGCTGCCGTCCGACCTGCGGACCAAGTACGGCTGCTCGGTCAAGTCCCTCAAGATCTTCCTGCAACAGTTCCCCAAGGTGTTCGTCATTCGCAACCAGAGCAACGTGTATGTGCGGACCAAGAGCCGGCGGCTGACGACAACCGTCCCCTCGCCCACCGGCAGCATGGAGAGCTTCCCGACCTCCAACTCGGATCGCGGcactgacgacgacgacgccaccTGTCTGACCAACGTCGTGGGCACTGTGTACCGCATATTCAACGTGTACGGCTTCATCGCGGTCAAGTACCCGATCAAGACGAGCGTCTACTTCGACGTGCAGGCCTTCGAGAATGGCGAGCACAGCAACCTGCCATCGTCGGGGCTCCAGGTGAATGACACCGTCATCCTGGATGCCAAGGCGGGACCCAGGGAGTGCGAGGCCAAGTTTCGGGCCAGCCGCGTGGCACGCATCAAGGGCGCCCGCCCGTCCTCCACCTGCTCGTCGCCGATTCCGCACAGTGTCAGTGGCAGttgcggtggcggcggcggcagcgtgcGGTCGTCGTCGACGTCGCAGCAAATTGTGAACCAGGACGGCGTCATAGAGACGGTGAAGGCGAACTACGGATTCATCAAGTTCGGCCGCAACCAGAGGGAGCGCGCCTTCTTTCACTCCAACAATGTGGACAGATCTCTGGGCAGATCCATCAAGAACTTGCCAGACGTCTTCACCGTCGATGACAAAGTGCGCTTCAACGCCAAGCCCAGCAAGAAGCCATCTGATAAGGTCAAGTGGGAAGCCACTACAGTGTATCTGACCCGCAGATCTGGGCGGGAGGGGACCGTTGACACTGATGATGAAAGTGGCAACGAGGTTTTCATGTCTGATGACGAGTCGGACATCCAAGACATTCTCCACGACAAAGATACCGGCAGCTGTGACGCAGACATAGATGAATCTCCAATAGGCTATCCAGACTGGGATTCGAACTCGGCCAGGGCAGATTTCAGCGATACTTCTATTCAAGGAAAGTTGAATCTCATTAGCTCGACCTTGTCGGGGTGGGAAGCCAGACGGAAACTGTCTGGAGAACGCGGCTTCTTCTACCCAGAATCTGAGACTACAGGAACCATAAAGTTTGGCATCAAGAAGGCAAATGTGGCTAGTGCAACAGTTGACGTGACTTTCCGGGACAAAGAGCCACTTGACAACCTGCTCTGGGAAGTTGGCGATGGACAAGAAGTTTGCTTTGATGCCGTAGATGCCGGAGATAACGAGTGGGTTGCAACGTTAGTGTGGATGGGGCAGAGGCCCGCAGTGCCACACGTGGGCGACAGTGAGGACATTTTCAACAAGATTGTGAACAAAGGCATAGACACTCACGGAGAAGAGGCCGACTGTGTACAGGAATCACAGGACGATTTTGGCGAAGAGTCGGCACTCAGGGGGGCTTCCCCACTATCGCCACCCCATACAATCCAGCCGTCGGTCTCCATTTACGAGAATGCCAAGGCCATCATATTAAAAAGCATGGAGTGCATCGCAAAGTGTGAGGTTAACGAGTCTGGAGCCTTTAGGAAGATAGACTTTACAAGTGATTGTTTTTACAAAGATGGAAGCATCTTCTTGGGTGACCTCAACGAGGTGCTTCATCAAGGAAGCACAGTGTGCCTCGACTATATGGTTGGCATCAACAGAAAAGGGCAAGAAATCGTGCGCTGTGATCTTGTCTGGCAAGGAAGAAGACCAAGAGGTGTCCGACAGCTGAGTCCCGAGGAGTTTAGCCAGAGGCTCCGAAGGGATTTAGAGACCGTGGGCAACACCAGCTCTTTCGAAGACTTCGGGCCTGAAGT ATGGAACATGCCCTGA
- the LOC119465796 gene encoding uncharacterized protein LOC119465796 isoform X1, translating to MDYRARATPTELYDLPLEPRSRLAADQEEEEEEEDRCDVTSVHTDVTDTRCRQNVSDDCRRSPYLVDDDDFPALPCRAIEEKTPSVSIYENVSAVVASVTASTATCYVEQSGSTRTVRFGARCFYRNGEPASGNLGRALGKGDAVTLDFMVGTRREGGDIVHCDLAWQGRKPRKVPRMSAEEMLDKLDVSGGQPTSEDELFLHETIDDDELSALLGESSVPDSGKRGGASEATEEDSSMEVDLLAQVSVNGVQRTTCDGDKQYVLTEKQVPAFARLILQQLARASHQPNSRVSLRHASTQTEEQ from the exons ATGGATTATCGGGCACGGGCGACGCCGACCGAGCTCTACGATTTGCCCCTGGAACCCCGATCTCGCCTAGCCGCggatcaggaggaggaggaggaggaggaggatcgTTGTGACGTCACAAGCGTCCACACCGACGTGACGGATACCCGTTGCAGACAAAACGTCTCTGACGACTGCAGGCGATCGCCGTATCtcgtcgacgacgacgactttCCTGCGCTACCATGCCGTGCGATCGAGGAAAAAACGCCGTCTGTTTCCATCTACGAGAACGTCTCGGCCGTTGTGGCAAGCGTCACAGCGAGTACGGCGACCTGCTACGTCGAGCAGTCGGGTTCGACGAGGACGGTGCGGTTCGGAGCTCGCTGCTTCTACAGGAACGGCGAGCCCGCTTCGGGGAACCTCGGACGAGCGCTCGGCAAAGGGGACGCGGTGACGCTGGACTTCATGGTGGGAACCAGGCGCGAAGGTGGCGACATCGTTCACTGCGACCTCGCCTGGCAGGGAAGAAAGCCTCGCAAGGTGCCTCGGATGAGCGCCGAGGAGATGCTGGACAAACTGGACGTCAGTGGTGGACAGCCGACGAGCGAGGATGAACTATTTCTGCACGAAAC GATCGATGACGACGAATTGAGTGCACTGCTGGGCGAATCGTCCGTGCCTGACAGCGGCAAGCGAGGCGGTGCGAGCGAGGCCACTGAAGAGGACTCCAGTATGGAGGTCGATCTCCTCGCCCAAGTTTCAGTGAACGGCGTGCAAA GGACGACCTGCGACGGTGACAAACAATACGTGCTTACG gaGAAGCAAGTGCCCGCCTTCGCAAGGTTGATCCTTCAGCAACTGGCAAGGGCGAGCCACCAACCTAACAGTCGAGTCAGTCTTCGGCACGCCAGCACCCAGACCGAAGAACAATAG
- the LOC119465796 gene encoding uncharacterized protein LOC119465796 isoform X2, which translates to MDYRARATPTELYDLPLEPRSRLAADQEEEEEEEDRCDVTSVHTDVTDTRCRQNVSDDCRRSPYLVDDDDFPALPCRAIEEKTPSVSIYENVSAVVASVTASTATCYVEQSGSTRTVRFGARCFYRNGEPASGNLGRALGKGDAVTLDFMVGTRREGGDIVHCDLAWQGRKPRKVPRMSAEEMLDKLDVSGGQPTSEDELFLHETIDDDELSALLGESSVPDSGKRGGASEATEEDSSMEVDLLAQVSVNGVQREASARLRKVDPSATGKGEPPT; encoded by the exons ATGGATTATCGGGCACGGGCGACGCCGACCGAGCTCTACGATTTGCCCCTGGAACCCCGATCTCGCCTAGCCGCggatcaggaggaggaggaggaggaggaggatcgTTGTGACGTCACAAGCGTCCACACCGACGTGACGGATACCCGTTGCAGACAAAACGTCTCTGACGACTGCAGGCGATCGCCGTATCtcgtcgacgacgacgactttCCTGCGCTACCATGCCGTGCGATCGAGGAAAAAACGCCGTCTGTTTCCATCTACGAGAACGTCTCGGCCGTTGTGGCAAGCGTCACAGCGAGTACGGCGACCTGCTACGTCGAGCAGTCGGGTTCGACGAGGACGGTGCGGTTCGGAGCTCGCTGCTTCTACAGGAACGGCGAGCCCGCTTCGGGGAACCTCGGACGAGCGCTCGGCAAAGGGGACGCGGTGACGCTGGACTTCATGGTGGGAACCAGGCGCGAAGGTGGCGACATCGTTCACTGCGACCTCGCCTGGCAGGGAAGAAAGCCTCGCAAGGTGCCTCGGATGAGCGCCGAGGAGATGCTGGACAAACTGGACGTCAGTGGTGGACAGCCGACGAGCGAGGATGAACTATTTCTGCACGAAAC GATCGATGACGACGAATTGAGTGCACTGCTGGGCGAATCGTCCGTGCCTGACAGCGGCAAGCGAGGCGGTGCGAGCGAGGCCACTGAAGAGGACTCCAGTATGGAGGTCGATCTCCTCGCCCAAGTTTCAGTGAACGGCGTGCAAA gaGAAGCAAGTGCCCGCCTTCGCAAGGTTGATCCTTCAGCAACTGGCAAGGGCGAGCCACCAACCTAA